A part of Sporanaerobacter acetigenes DSM 13106 genomic DNA contains:
- a CDS encoding coenzyme F420-0:L-glutamate ligase, whose translation MERMVGTVARGLRAPIVKKGDNIVDVVVDTVLKASEAENFSIDDKDIVAVTESVVARTQGNYANIDDIAKDIHEKFGEDSIGIIFPILSRNRFAICLRGIAKGTKKIVLMLSYPSDEVGNHLVDMDSLDKRGVNPWTDVLTESQFRELFGYNKHPFTGVDYIEYYKSLIEEHGTECQIVFSNNPKTILNYTKNVLTCDIHSRFRTKRILKENGGEKIYSLDEILTTSIDGSGYNEKYGLLGSNKATEESIKLFPRDCQPIVDNIQAILKEKTGKNVEVMIYGDGAFKDPVGKIWELADPIVSPAYTVGLEGTPNEIKIKYLADNNFPNLKGEELKRAISQYIENKESNLVGNMESQGTTPRRLTDLIGSLCDLTSGSGDKGTPIVYIKGYFDNYTK comes from the coding sequence ATGGAAAGAATGGTTGGAACTGTTGCTAGGGGGCTTCGTGCTCCAATTGTAAAAAAAGGAGATAATATAGTCGATGTAGTTGTAGATACTGTATTGAAAGCTTCAGAAGCAGAAAATTTTTCTATAGATGATAAGGACATAGTTGCTGTAACTGAATCTGTAGTTGCTCGTACTCAGGGAAACTATGCAAATATAGATGATATTGCAAAAGATATACATGAAAAATTTGGTGAAGATTCTATTGGCATTATATTTCCTATTTTAAGTCGTAACCGTTTTGCCATTTGTCTTCGTGGAATTGCAAAAGGAACTAAAAAAATCGTATTAATGCTTAGCTATCCATCTGATGAAGTAGGAAATCATTTAGTTGATATGGATTCACTTGATAAAAGAGGAGTAAACCCTTGGACAGATGTCTTAACAGAAAGCCAATTTCGAGAACTTTTTGGATACAATAAACATCCCTTTACTGGTGTAGACTATATTGAATATTATAAATCTCTAATCGAAGAACATGGAACCGAATGCCAAATTGTCTTCTCAAACAATCCAAAGACTATTTTAAATTACACAAAAAATGTTCTTACCTGTGATATCCATTCAAGATTTAGAACCAAAAGAATATTAAAAGAGAACGGTGGAGAAAAAATTTATAGCCTTGATGAAATCCTAACGACATCTATTGATGGAAGTGGATATAATGAAAAATATGGACTTTTAGGTTCAAATAAAGCAACAGAAGAAAGTATCAAACTTTTCCCAAGAGATTGCCAACCTATTGTAGATAATATTCAAGCTATCCTTAAAGAAAAAACAGGAAAAAATGTTGAAGTTATGATTTATGGTGATGGTGCATTTAAAGACCCTGTAGGAAAGATTTGGGAACTAGCTGATCCTATTGTATCCCCTGCTTATACAGTTGGTTTGGAAGGAACTCCTAATGAAATAAAGATAAAATATCTTGCAGATAACAATTTTCCTAATTTAAAGGGCGAAGAACTTAAACGTGCTATCTCCCAATATATTGAAAACAAAGAATCAAATTTAGTAGGCAATATGGAATCTCAAGGAACTACTCCTAGAAGGCTTACTGACCTTATAGGTTCTCTTTGTGATTTAACTTCAGGAAGTGGAGATAAAGGTACACCTATTGTATATATCAAGGGCTATTTTGACAATTATACAAAATAA
- a CDS encoding S8 family serine peptidase, with the protein MRKFFKRNISLILTAVLLLSIFSASLPVSAEENPNSPTIYLKGMENNTKAKPSVSSTLTNKIYDNGETGPYVVSFDGPVYDYMKTEIENSGAIIEEYIPDFSFLVMMTPEVAESVSKISYVKDVIVYEPLFKIDPDFVDDFGNIKDMGEIKVRILTFDDTNAENQIQSFNIKEMENDPDSIIALIDSEEIMKLANLNSVKFIEPVPEFQLFNDVAKEYMGTEGIWNLGYTGEGQVVGIADTGLDTGKNDSSMHRDFQGRIDRIIPLGRSTADDPHGHGTHVAGSVLGDGSRSNGQIKGMAPRAHLVFQSVLDSRNGLGGLPNDLNDLFRQSWNEGARIHTNSWGASGSGVYNTNSRQVDEYLWGNNNMIILFAAGNEGYSKISGTTVYNSIGSPGTAKNCITVGASENYRPEKGQLGDNPNEIASFSSRGTCKDGRVKPDIVAPGTWILSTKSSKAPTSNFWGEYNDYYAYMGGTSMATPLTAGAVAIAREYMMKEWNHTPSSAMMKAAVVNGATDMGYGYPSRDQGWGRINLVDSLKSKQYEYSDQERSLSTGQVVNYTYSIKSDKTPLKASLVWTDYPGSTSASKALVNDLDLKITSPSGVVYYGNDFTKPFDSEIDRLNNVENIFIENPELGNYKVEVIAYNVPQGPQSFALFASGDFGTASGDVEAPICNITSPSNGATVNGNVSITADANDNIGIIKVEFYVDGENIGTSTRVPYSMNWDTTKVSNGTHKIQVKAYDAAGNVGISEEISVVVENEVEEPGTEYVTETYSGSASWWGSYEKDIDVTATGKITVELSDMYFGSDLSMKLYDSSGNMVAKGTNSISYDASAIGKYKIVVSTDWVEYFTMKVIYPIAK; encoded by the coding sequence GTGAGAAAGTTTTTTAAGCGCAATATAAGTCTGATTTTGACAGCTGTGCTTTTACTTTCTATCTTTTCAGCATCACTGCCAGTTAGTGCAGAGGAAAATCCTAATTCTCCAACTATTTATTTAAAAGGAATGGAGAACAATACAAAAGCGAAACCTAGTGTTTCAAGCACCCTCACTAATAAGATTTATGACAACGGAGAAACAGGACCTTATGTAGTTAGTTTTGATGGACCAGTGTATGATTATATGAAAACAGAAATTGAGAATTCAGGAGCTATAATAGAAGAGTATATTCCAGATTTTTCATTTTTAGTGATGATGACTCCTGAAGTTGCTGAAAGTGTAAGTAAAATTTCATATGTCAAGGATGTTATTGTTTATGAGCCTTTATTTAAAATAGATCCAGATTTTGTAGATGATTTTGGTAATATAAAGGACATGGGAGAAATAAAGGTTAGAATTCTTACATTTGATGATACTAATGCAGAAAATCAAATACAATCATTTAACATAAAAGAAATGGAAAATGATCCAGATAGTATAATTGCATTGATAGATAGCGAAGAAATAATGAAACTCGCAAATTTAAACTCTGTTAAGTTTATTGAACCAGTTCCTGAATTTCAATTATTTAATGATGTAGCTAAAGAATATATGGGTACAGAAGGTATATGGAATTTGGGATACACGGGCGAAGGACAAGTCGTAGGTATTGCTGATACAGGACTTGATACAGGGAAAAATGATAGTAGTATGCATAGGGACTTTCAGGGAAGAATAGATAGAATTATCCCATTGGGAAGGAGTACAGCAGATGATCCTCATGGGCATGGAACTCATGTTGCAGGTTCAGTATTGGGCGATGGTTCAAGATCTAATGGTCAAATTAAGGGAATGGCTCCTAGAGCACATCTTGTATTTCAATCAGTATTGGATTCGCGAAATGGTCTTGGCGGTCTTCCAAATGATTTAAATGACTTATTTAGACAATCATGGAATGAAGGTGCACGAATTCACACCAATTCGTGGGGTGCCTCTGGCTCTGGAGTTTATAATACGAATTCAAGACAAGTTGATGAATACCTTTGGGGAAACAACAATATGATTATACTTTTTGCAGCAGGAAATGAGGGATACTCAAAAATTAGTGGTACTACAGTATATAATTCAATAGGGTCTCCAGGCACTGCAAAAAACTGTATAACTGTTGGTGCTTCAGAAAATTATAGGCCAGAAAAAGGACAACTTGGCGACAATCCAAATGAAATTGCCTCATTTTCTAGTCGTGGTACTTGCAAGGATGGAAGAGTAAAACCTGATATAGTAGCTCCAGGAACATGGATTCTTTCAACAAAATCCTCAAAGGCACCAACAAGTAATTTCTGGGGAGAATACAATGATTATTATGCCTATATGGGTGGAACTTCAATGGCTACTCCTCTTACAGCAGGTGCTGTTGCAATTGCGAGAGAGTATATGATGAAAGAATGGAACCATACTCCAAGTTCTGCAATGATGAAGGCTGCGGTGGTAAATGGTGCTACTGATATGGGATATGGATATCCAAGTCGTGATCAAGGATGGGGACGTATAAATCTTGTAGATTCATTGAAATCAAAACAATATGAATATAGTGATCAAGAAAGGAGCTTGTCCACTGGACAAGTTGTAAATTACACTTATTCAATTAAATCTGATAAAACTCCTTTAAAGGCTTCTCTTGTTTGGACTGATTATCCAGGGTCCACTTCAGCTTCAAAAGCTCTTGTGAATGATTTAGATTTAAAAATAACTTCTCCATCAGGAGTTGTTTATTATGGCAATGATTTTACAAAACCATTTGATAGTGAAATTGATCGTTTAAACAATGTTGAAAATATATTTATAGAAAATCCGGAATTAGGAAATTACAAGGTTGAGGTAATAGCATATAATGTACCCCAAGGGCCTCAGTCATTTGCATTGTTTGCATCAGGAGATTTTGGAACAGCAAGCGGAGACGTAGAAGCACCAATATGTAATATAACCTCTCCATCAAACGGAGCAACTGTAAATGGCAATGTATCCATAACTGCAGATGCTAATGACAATATTGGAATAATTAAAGTTGAATTTTATGTTGATGGAGAAAATATTGGGACAAGTACAAGGGTTCCATATAGTATGAATTGGGATACAACAAAAGTATCAAATGGTACTCATAAAATTCAAGTGAAAGCATATGATGCAGCAGGAAATGTAGGAATATCTGAAGAAATATCAGTTGTTGTCGAAAATGAAGTTGAGGAACCAGGAACTGAATATGTTACAGAAACTTATTCTGGCTCTGCTTCTTGGTGGGGTTCATATGAAAAAGATATTGATGTTACTGCAACTGGTAAAATAACAGTTGAATTGTCAGATATGTACTTTGGATCAGATTTATCTATGAAACTATATGATTCATCTGGAAATATGGTTGCCAAAGGGACCAATTCAATTTCCTATGATGCTTCAGCAATTGGAAAATATAAGATAGTAGTTTCAACTGATTGGGTTGAATATTTTACTATGAAAGTAATATATCCTATAGCAAAATAG
- a CDS encoding ABC-F family ATP-binding cassette domain-containing protein has translation MNLLNVENISKSYNEKQLFKNINLGINEGDKIGLIGINGTGKTTLLKIIAGMEEADEGAVVKGSSVRIEYLPQKISFDPNATVEEQVFKGNSKNMILIRQYHEAISSTNTSSEELLKLTNEMDAMNLWNLENEAKAVLTKLGISDFKAKVECLSGGQKKRIALASALINPSELLILDEPTNHLDNDTIEWLEEYLGKRKGALLMITHDRYFLDMVVNKIIELDNGNLYSYEGNYNNYLEKKLEREEMKVASEKKRQSLLRKELAWMKQGAKARSTKQKARIGRFNELNEKVGDLPDEKLEISVGSRRLGKKVIEIDHISKSFDDKKVIDDFDYILLKNDRIGILGPNGGGKSTLINIMAKKLDPDMGKVDVGDTVKIGLYSQETYHIDDNMRVIDYVKEGSDYITTSDGAKISASQMLEKFLFPPAVQWTLIGKLSGGEKRRLHLLRVLMEAPNVLLLDEPTNDLDIETLTILEDYLEEFSGAVVVVSHDRYFLDKVVDKIFVFEGDGKIVQYTGNYWSLKQNVKDKKQEINKETKKVPKKEKLKAENKPLKLSYKEQREYEEIDGIILELEDKIREIDEKIEGASTDYLLLQELLEEKDNLNSELDKKMERWVYLNELVEKIEEQKN, from the coding sequence ATGAATTTATTAAATGTAGAAAACATTTCAAAAAGCTATAATGAGAAACAATTGTTTAAAAATATAAATTTAGGGATAAATGAGGGAGATAAAATTGGTCTCATAGGTATAAATGGTACTGGTAAAACTACGCTTTTGAAGATAATTGCAGGGATGGAAGAAGCAGATGAAGGCGCAGTTGTCAAAGGGAGTTCGGTTAGAATAGAATATCTTCCTCAAAAAATTTCTTTTGATCCCAATGCTACTGTAGAAGAACAAGTTTTTAAAGGTAATTCTAAAAACATGATATTGATTAGGCAATATCATGAGGCTATAAGTAGTACCAATACATCAAGTGAAGAACTACTTAAGCTTACCAATGAAATGGATGCAATGAATCTTTGGAATTTAGAAAATGAGGCAAAAGCTGTATTGACAAAGCTTGGTATATCAGATTTTAAGGCGAAAGTAGAATGTTTATCAGGAGGACAAAAAAAGAGAATTGCACTGGCCAGTGCTTTGATAAATCCGTCAGAGTTACTTATACTGGACGAGCCAACAAATCATCTTGACAATGATACAATAGAATGGCTAGAGGAATACCTTGGCAAAAGGAAAGGTGCACTACTCATGATAACTCATGATAGATATTTTTTGGATATGGTAGTTAACAAAATTATTGAGCTTGATAATGGCAATCTTTATTCCTATGAAGGAAATTATAACAATTATCTTGAGAAGAAGCTGGAAAGAGAAGAGATGAAAGTTGCCAGTGAGAAAAAAAGACAAAGTTTACTCAGAAAAGAGTTAGCTTGGATGAAACAAGGTGCAAAGGCCCGTTCTACAAAGCAAAAAGCTAGAATAGGGCGTTTTAATGAACTAAATGAAAAAGTAGGGGATTTACCTGATGAAAAGCTTGAAATATCAGTAGGAAGTAGACGGCTTGGCAAAAAAGTAATAGAAATTGATCATATAAGTAAATCTTTTGATGATAAAAAAGTAATAGATGATTTTGATTATATTTTATTGAAAAATGACAGGATTGGAATATTAGGGCCAAATGGTGGCGGTAAGTCTACCCTTATAAATATTATGGCAAAGAAACTTGATCCTGATATGGGAAAAGTAGATGTGGGGGATACGGTAAAGATAGGATTGTATTCCCAAGAAACTTATCATATAGATGACAATATGAGAGTTATAGATTATGTCAAGGAAGGTTCAGATTATATAACAACATCAGATGGGGCTAAAATCAGTGCTTCTCAAATGTTGGAGAAATTCTTGTTTCCACCGGCAGTACAATGGACTCTAATAGGAAAACTATCTGGAGGAGAAAAAAGAAGACTCCATTTGCTTAGAGTTCTCATGGAAGCGCCAAATGTATTGTTGCTAGATGAGCCAACGAATGATTTGGATATAGAAACCCTCACTATTTTAGAGGATTATCTTGAAGAATTTTCAGGAGCAGTTGTTGTAGTTTCTCATGATAGATATTTTCTAGATAAAGTAGTAGATAAAATTTTTGTGTTTGAAGGAGATGGGAAAATAGTTCAATACACAGGAAACTACTGGAGTCTCAAACAAAATGTTAAGGACAAGAAACAAGAAATCAACAAGGAGACTAAAAAAGTTCCTAAAAAAGAAAAACTAAAGGCGGAGAACAAGCCTTTAAAATTATCCTATAAAGAACAGAGAGAGTACGAGGAAATAGATGGAATCATTTTAGAACTTGAAGATAAAATTCGTGAAATTGATGAAAAAATAGAAGGAGCTTCTACGGACTATTTACTTTTACAAGAGTTGCTTGAAGAAAAGGACAATTTAAATTCTGAATTAGATAAAAAGATGGAAAGATGGGTTTATTTGAATGAATTGGTTGAAAAGATAGAGGAACAAAAAAATTAA